In a genomic window of Streptococcus oralis subsp. tigurinus:
- the ndk gene encoding nucleoside-diphosphate kinase has protein sequence MEQTFFIIKPDGVKRGLVGEVLKRIERRGFKLKKLELRSTVSEDLIDQHYRDLVEKSFYPPIRQFMTSGPIIVGIISGPKVIESWRDMMGATRPEEALPGTIRGDFAKAAGENQAIQNVVHGSDSEESAKREIALWFRD, from the coding sequence ATGGAACAAACATTCTTTATCATTAAGCCAGATGGTGTGAAGAGAGGTCTAGTTGGCGAGGTTTTGAAAAGAATTGAGCGACGTGGTTTCAAACTCAAAAAATTAGAGTTACGTTCAACAGTTTCAGAAGATTTGATTGACCAACACTATCGCGACTTAGTTGAAAAAAGTTTTTATCCTCCTATCCGTCAATTTATGACCTCAGGCCCAATAATTGTTGGAATCATTTCAGGTCCCAAGGTAATTGAAAGCTGGCGTGACATGATGGGGGCCACTCGTCCAGAAGAGGCACTACCAGGAACCATCCGGGGAGATTTTGCTAAGGCGGCAGGAGAAAATCAAGCCATTCAAAACGTGGTACATGGATCAGATTCAGAAGAGTCAGCTAAACGAGAAATCGCTCTCTGGTTTAGGGATTAG
- a CDS encoding MarR family winged helix-turn-helix transcriptional regulator has product MDKPMLIFKRFGHQVHLMVQKEAKRCGIEFMGGPQGQVLQFLDRREHDQELTLIKDIETELNITKSVASNLVKRMVQNDLVELEASPSDKRAKLVRLTDKSRSQMQEVKALFDRIASGLLEGISKEKLAVFEEVLGQPQANVERIGGENEETC; this is encoded by the coding sequence ATGGACAAGCCGATGTTGATTTTTAAACGCTTTGGGCACCAGGTTCACCTGATGGTACAGAAAGAAGCCAAGCGTTGCGGTATTGAATTTATGGGGGGACCGCAAGGACAGGTCCTGCAGTTTTTAGATCGTCGTGAGCATGATCAGGAATTAACGCTTATCAAGGATATTGAGACAGAACTCAATATCACCAAGTCAGTTGCAAGCAACTTGGTCAAGCGTATGGTACAAAATGATTTAGTCGAGTTAGAGGCCAGTCCAAGTGATAAACGAGCAAAACTTGTTCGTTTGACCGATAAATCACGATCTCAGATGCAAGAAGTTAAGGCGCTTTTTGATCGGATTGCCAGTGGTCTACTGGAAGGAATTTCAAAGGAAAAGCTAGCCGTTTTTGAAGAAGTTCTCGGACAACCACAGGCTAATGTAGAAAGAATAGGAGGAGAGAATGAAGAAACTTGCTAA
- a CDS encoding substrate-binding domain-containing protein, which yields MVAANVKKRVQHYQKKALWPLFILLIFALFFVYFKGVMPGEKQVKIGATYMTMNNDFYKTLNAELEKKTNQQGSRLYVRDPELDEGKQSQQIDFFVREKVDVIVINPVKSNSPSIISSLQKAKKSGIKIIVVDAPISQDVKVDTTIVSDNYQAGVLIAQDMMKRLPSANILLLEHRNAVSAMDRIQGFIDTIEKQPSYKIISQKETLGQTEESMPQVKSALDEGLDFNVVMALNDRAAIGALAAIKNQGLDKKISIYGVDGSPDIKNFLATTSDIEGTVAQSPIQMGRKVAQVIELMQEGKSYDSQYLIPVHLVNRDNISQYTVTGWQ from the coding sequence ATGGTAGCAGCTAATGTCAAAAAACGGGTTCAGCATTATCAGAAGAAGGCTCTCTGGCCGCTTTTCATTCTGCTTATTTTTGCTTTGTTTTTTGTTTATTTCAAGGGCGTTATGCCAGGTGAGAAGCAGGTCAAGATTGGGGCAACCTACATGACCATGAATAATGATTTTTATAAGACATTAAATGCGGAGCTGGAGAAGAAAACCAACCAGCAGGGCAGCCGGCTTTACGTGCGGGATCCTGAGTTGGATGAGGGCAAGCAGAGCCAGCAGATTGACTTTTTTGTCCGAGAAAAGGTTGATGTCATTGTTATCAATCCGGTAAAAAGCAATAGTCCAAGCATTATTTCCTCTCTTCAAAAGGCCAAGAAATCTGGGATTAAAATCATCGTAGTGGATGCGCCTATCAGTCAGGATGTAAAAGTGGATACGACTATTGTGTCGGATAACTACCAAGCAGGCGTCCTGATTGCCCAGGACATGATGAAGCGCTTGCCTTCTGCTAATATTCTCCTTCTAGAGCACCGCAATGCCGTCTCTGCCATGGACCGGATTCAGGGATTTATTGATACGATTGAAAAACAGCCTAGCTACAAGATTATTTCCCAGAAAGAAACATTGGGTCAGACAGAGGAAAGCATGCCGCAAGTAAAAAGTGCCTTAGACGAAGGTTTGGACTTTAATGTAGTCATGGCGCTCAATGATCGGGCAGCTATCGGCGCCTTAGCAGCTATTAAAAATCAAGGTCTTGATAAGAAAATCTCCATCTACGGCGTGGATGGATCGCCTGATATCAAAAACTTTTTGGCTACGACTAGTGATATAGAGGGAACCGTGGCTCAATCGCCCATTCAGATGGGACGCAAGGTGGCGCAAGTAATTGAGCTGATGCAGGAGGGGAAATCCTACGACAGCCAATACCTGATTCCTGTTCATCTGGTTAATAGAGATAATATCAGTCAATACACAGTTACAGGGTGGCAATAA
- a CDS encoding YebC/PmpR family DNA-binding transcriptional regulator, with protein sequence MGRKWANIVAKKTAKDGANSKVYAKFGVEIYVAAKKGEPDPESNTALKFVIDRAKQAQVPKHVIDKAIDKAKGNTDETFTEGRYEGFGPNGSMLIVDTLTSNVNRTAANVRAAFGKNGGNMGASGSVSYLFDNKGVIVFAGDDADAIFELLLEADIDVDDVEAEEGTITVYTAPTDLHKAIVALRESGIEEFQVTELEMIPQSEVELSGEDLETFEKLYSVLEDDEDVQKIYTNVDGF encoded by the coding sequence ATGGGACGTAAATGGGCCAATATCGTAGCCAAGAAAACGGCTAAAGATGGAGCTAACTCTAAAGTATATGCAAAATTTGGTGTAGAAATCTATGTAGCAGCTAAAAAAGGGGAACCAGATCCAGAATCAAACACTGCTTTGAAATTCGTTATCGATCGTGCCAAACAAGCGCAAGTGCCGAAACACGTTATTGATAAGGCTATCGATAAGGCAAAAGGAAACACAGACGAAACCTTTACAGAAGGACGTTACGAAGGATTTGGACCAAATGGTTCTATGCTGATTGTGGATACCTTGACTTCAAACGTCAACCGTACAGCTGCGAACGTTCGTGCTGCTTTTGGTAAAAATGGCGGAAACATGGGTGCTTCAGGTTCTGTTTCTTACCTCTTTGACAACAAGGGTGTTATCGTATTTGCTGGTGATGATGCGGATGCTATCTTTGAATTGTTGCTTGAAGCAGATATTGATGTGGATGATGTAGAAGCGGAAGAAGGAACAATCACTGTTTACACAGCTCCAACAGACCTTCATAAGGCTATCGTTGCCCTTCGTGAGTCTGGTATCGAAGAATTCCAAGTTACTGAACTGGAAATGATTCCTCAGTCAGAAGTTGAGTTGTCAGGTGAAGACCTTGAAACCTTTGAAAAACTTTACAGCGTTCTTGAAGATGATGAGGACGTCCAAAAGATCTACACAAATGTCGATGGATTCTAA
- the brpA gene encoding biofilm formation/cell division transcriptional regulator BrpA, with protein MIKKLIGMVLGFLAVTVVGVGIYAYTIYQQGTATLSQKTYKKIGEETNVIEATEPLTILLMGVDTGNSERTDPWAGNSDSMILLTVNPKTKKTTMMSLERDILTKIESGNGQVQEAKLNAAYANGGAELAISTIQKMMNIHIDRYVMVNMQGLQQLVDAVGGITVNNTLGFPISITDQEEFNKISIGVGEQTLNGEEALVYSRMRYQDPEGDYGRQKRQREVIQKIVEKVLSLNSVSHYQGILKALSNNMQTNVDLSAKSIPQLLGYQDSFKNIETHQLRGEDAELQGISYQIVTSEHMLEMQNLLRRSLGKEPVTELETNAVLYETAFGRTAPSTSTNASNEEAE; from the coding sequence ATGATCAAAAAATTAATTGGAATGGTGCTAGGTTTCCTGGCCGTAACAGTTGTAGGTGTAGGAATTTATGCCTACACAATCTATCAGCAGGGAACTGCAACCCTGAGTCAAAAAACTTACAAAAAAATCGGTGAAGAAACCAACGTTATCGAAGCAACTGAGCCTCTAACGATTCTCCTAATGGGGGTAGATACGGGAAATTCGGAACGTACAGATCCGTGGGCAGGGAATAGTGATTCCATGATTCTCTTGACGGTTAATCCAAAAACAAAGAAAACCACTATGATGAGTTTGGAACGGGATATTCTGACCAAGATCGAGAGTGGAAATGGCCAAGTTCAGGAAGCCAAACTCAATGCGGCCTATGCCAATGGCGGTGCGGAGCTTGCAATTTCTACTATTCAAAAGATGATGAATATCCACATTGACCGCTATGTAATGGTCAACATGCAAGGCCTTCAACAATTGGTGGATGCAGTTGGTGGAATCACCGTCAACAATACACTTGGTTTCCCAATTTCCATAACTGACCAAGAAGAGTTTAATAAGATCTCCATCGGTGTTGGAGAACAAACCTTGAATGGTGAGGAAGCGTTGGTTTATTCACGGATGCGTTACCAAGACCCTGAAGGAGACTATGGTCGTCAAAAACGTCAACGTGAAGTCATTCAAAAAATCGTTGAGAAAGTTTTGAGCCTAAACAGTGTGAGCCACTATCAAGGCATCCTCAAAGCATTGAGCAACAATATGCAGACCAACGTAGATCTTTCAGCCAAGAGTATTCCACAATTGCTCGGCTATCAAGATTCTTTCAAGAATATCGAAACGCATCAATTGCGTGGGGAAGATGCTGAGCTACAGGGAATTTCTTATCAGATTGTCACTTCAGAACATATGCTCGAGATGCAAAATCTCTTGCGTCGTTCACTAGGTAAAGAGCCAGTGACAGAATTGGAAACCAATGCGGTACTGTACGAAACAGCCTTTGGTCGGACAGCGCCTTCAACCAGTACTAACGCTTCAAACGAAGAAGCAGAATAA
- a CDS encoding MATE family efflux transporter: MNKKQTVDLIHGPILPSLLSFALPILLSNIFQQLYNTADVLIVGRFLGQESLAAVGATTAVFDLIIGFTLGVGNGMGIVIARYYGARNFAKIKEAVAATWLLGAILSALVMLMGFFGLYPLLQYLETPVEILPQSYEYISMIVTCVGVSFAYNLFAGLLRSIGDSLAALAFLIFSAIVNVILDLYFITQLHLGVQSAGLATIISQGLSAILCYFYIRKSVPELLPGLKHFKWNKALYVDLLEQGLAMGLMGSIVSIGSVILQSSVNSFGAVIISAQTAARRIMAFALLPMTAISASMTTFISQNFGAKRPERIVQGLRLGSYLSMSWAAFACIFLFFASPSLVSFLASSTDSYLVENGTLYLRISSVFYPFLSLLLIYRNSLQGLGQKLLPLISSFIELFGKIIFVAWIIPWTGYTGVILCEPLLWVVMTVQLYFSLSRHPWIKEGKKIVAVGGKA, encoded by the coding sequence ATGAATAAAAAACAAACAGTGGACCTGATTCATGGCCCCATTCTTCCCTCACTTTTGAGCTTTGCCCTTCCAATTCTGTTGTCCAATATCTTTCAACAACTATATAATACAGCTGACGTCTTGATTGTAGGGCGGTTCCTTGGACAAGAATCCTTAGCAGCAGTAGGAGCGACAACGGCCGTTTTTGACTTGATTATAGGCTTTACGCTTGGTGTTGGCAATGGCATGGGGATTGTCATTGCTCGCTATTATGGGGCTCGTAATTTTGCTAAGATTAAAGAGGCTGTTGCGGCAACTTGGCTTCTGGGTGCCATCCTGAGTGCTCTTGTCATGCTGATGGGCTTCTTCGGCCTGTATCCACTCTTGCAATATTTAGAGACACCTGTAGAAATCCTTCCTCAATCCTACGAGTATATCTCCATGATTGTTACCTGTGTAGGCGTCAGCTTCGCCTACAATCTTTTTGCAGGCTTACTGCGCTCGATTGGCGATAGCCTTGCGGCTCTTGCTTTTCTTATCTTTTCAGCTATCGTTAATGTGATCTTGGATTTGTATTTTATTACGCAACTGCATCTGGGAGTTCAGTCTGCGGGTCTTGCAACCATTATCTCGCAGGGTTTGTCAGCAATCCTCTGTTATTTTTATATTCGTAAGAGTGTTCCAGAGCTTCTTCCGGGTCTCAAACATTTTAAATGGAATAAGGCTCTCTATGTGGATCTCTTGGAGCAGGGACTAGCCATGGGTCTGATGGGGTCGATCGTCTCTATCGGGAGTGTCATTTTACAATCCTCTGTCAATAGTTTTGGTGCAGTCATTATCAGTGCTCAAACGGCAGCACGGCGAATCATGGCCTTTGCCTTGCTGCCAATGACAGCTATTTCAGCATCAATGACGACTTTTATCTCTCAAAACTTTGGTGCAAAACGTCCCGAACGTATTGTCCAAGGTCTTCGTTTAGGGAGCTATTTGAGTATGTCTTGGGCAGCCTTTGCCTGTATTTTCCTATTTTTTGCCAGTCCTAGCCTAGTCTCTTTCTTGGCGAGTTCGACAGACAGCTATTTGGTAGAAAACGGGACCTTGTACTTACGTATCAGTTCTGTATTTTATCCATTTTTAAGTCTTTTATTGATTTATAGAAATAGCTTGCAGGGACTAGGCCAAAAACTTTTGCCACTTATATCTAGCTTTATAGAATTGTTTGGGAAAATTATTTTCGTAGCTTGGATTATTCCTTGGACAGGCTATACAGGTGTTATTCTCTGTGAACCGCTACTCTGGGTTGTGATGACTGTCCAACTTTACTTCTCCCTTTCCCGACATCCTTGGATAAAAGAAGGCAAGAAAATCGTGGCAGTCGGAGGGAAAGCCTAG
- a CDS encoding GNAT family N-acetyltransferase, with protein MSLTSQLITDVFPDLDKVEKLNNEAFPEEERVPLSEFLRYQDRDDAHFFAFYNEEEFVGFAFAISNQKAFYISFFAIMPHLRSHGYGKEIIDKLTDFYQRTMLLEVERLDEECDNLEQRKARMSFYQQNGFKTANAFLEYDGLSFEILYRGDHFDEEAYRDIFQKLQDEHYFDFHIKYRRFSDH; from the coding sequence ATGAGTTTGACCAGTCAATTAATAACCGATGTGTTTCCAGATCTTGATAAAGTTGAAAAGCTAAATAACGAAGCTTTCCCCGAGGAAGAACGGGTCCCCCTTTCTGAGTTTTTGCGCTATCAGGACCGAGATGACGCCCACTTTTTTGCTTTTTATAACGAAGAAGAATTTGTTGGCTTTGCTTTTGCCATCTCCAACCAAAAGGCCTTCTATATTAGCTTTTTTGCCATCATGCCTCACTTAAGAAGTCATGGGTATGGGAAGGAAATTATCGACAAACTAACTGATTTTTACCAGCGAACCATGTTGCTTGAAGTAGAGCGACTGGATGAAGAATGCGATAACTTGGAACAAAGAAAAGCTCGTATGAGCTTCTATCAACAAAATGGCTTCAAAACAGCTAACGCTTTTCTAGAGTATGATGGCTTGAGTTTTGAAATTCTCTACCGCGGTGACCATTTCGACGAGGAAGCCTATCGCGACATCTTCCAAAAATTACAAGATGAACATTATTTTGACTTTCACATCAAATACAGGCGCTTTAGTGATCATTAG
- the tsaE gene encoding tRNA (adenosine(37)-N6)-threonylcarbamoyltransferase complex ATPase subunit type 1 TsaE codes for MYTKNEKELLALGERLGHLLQKDDVLILTGELGAGKTTFTKGLAKGLDIRQMIKSPTYTIVREYEGRLPLYHLDVYRIEGDADSIDLDEFLFGGGVTVIEWGHLLGEDLPDSYLELEILKEAEGRCLHFTAHGPRAEQLIKELHDGV; via the coding sequence ATGTACACAAAAAATGAAAAAGAGCTTCTAGCTCTCGGAGAAAGATTAGGTCATTTGCTTCAAAAAGACGATGTTCTGATCTTGACGGGAGAGTTGGGTGCGGGTAAAACAACCTTTACAAAAGGCCTTGCTAAGGGTTTGGATATCCGTCAGATGATTAAAAGTCCAACTTATACTATCGTGAGAGAGTATGAAGGGCGTCTGCCACTTTACCATTTGGATGTCTACCGTATCGAAGGGGATGCTGATTCTATTGACTTGGATGAGTTTCTCTTTGGTGGCGGTGTGACTGTTATTGAGTGGGGGCATCTTTTGGGTGAGGATTTACCAGATTCCTATTTGGAATTGGAAATTTTGAAAGAAGCAGAGGGTCGTTGTCTTCATTTTACGGCTCATGGCCCTCGGGCTGAACAACTCATCAAGGAGCTTCATGATGGAGTATGA
- a CDS encoding GNAT family N-acetyltransferase yields MEYELCIREAETSDATALIAFLDCVGQETDLTSLDENGIMMTASEMALFIEKQVASENQITLLALLNDEIAGILNITSDQHLRVRHIGDVFLAVRKKFWNQGLATILLEEGIEWAKASGVLRRLQLSVQKRNEAAIHLYSKMGFITEGLQERGAYLAEGIFLDVCLMGKLIDK; encoded by the coding sequence ATGGAGTATGAGTTGTGCATTCGTGAGGCAGAGACTTCAGATGCTACAGCTTTGATTGCATTTTTAGATTGTGTCGGTCAAGAAACAGACCTCACTAGCCTAGATGAAAATGGTATCATGATGACAGCGTCTGAAATGGCTCTTTTTATCGAAAAACAAGTTGCATCGGAGAATCAAATTACTCTTCTCGCCTTACTGAATGATGAGATTGCAGGTATCTTAAATATCACATCGGATCAACATTTAAGAGTTCGGCATATTGGAGATGTTTTTCTAGCAGTTCGCAAGAAATTTTGGAACCAAGGCTTGGCTACAATACTTCTAGAAGAAGGCATCGAGTGGGCTAAAGCCAGTGGTGTCTTGCGCCGCTTGCAACTCAGTGTACAAAAACGAAACGAGGCTGCTATCCACCTCTATTCAAAAATGGGATTTATCACAGAAGGCTTGCAAGAAAGAGGAGCCTATTTAGCAGAAGGGATATTTTTAGATGTTTGTCTGATGGGCAAATTGATAGATAAATAA
- the recA gene encoding recombinase RecA, whose amino-acid sequence MAKKPTKKLDEIGKKFGADREKALNDALKLIEKDFGKGSIMRLGERAEQKVQVMSSGSLALDIALGSGGYPKGRIIEIYGPESSGKTTVALHAVAQAQKEGGIAAFIDAEHALDPAYAAALGVNIDELLLSQPDSGEQGLEIAGKLIDSGAVDLVVIDSVAALVPRAEIDGDIGDSHVGLQARMMSQAMRKLGASINKTKTIAIFINQLREKVGVMFGNPETTPGGRALKFYASVRLDVRGSTQIKGTGDQKDTNVGKETKIKVVKNKVAPPFKEAFVEIMYGEGISKTGELLKIASDLDIIQKAGAWYSYKGEKIGQGSENAKKYLADHPEIFDEIDHQVRVQYGLIEDEEGSTPTSVAEDLAPNQEVTLDLGDGLEIEIED is encoded by the coding sequence ATGGCGAAAAAACCAACAAAAAAATTAGATGAAATTGGGAAAAAATTTGGAGCTGACCGTGAAAAAGCCTTGAACGATGCTCTTAAATTGATTGAGAAAGACTTTGGTAAGGGATCAATCATGCGTTTGGGTGAGCGCGCGGAGCAAAAAGTGCAAGTCATGAGTTCAGGGTCCTTGGCTCTTGACATTGCTCTTGGTTCAGGTGGTTATCCTAAGGGACGCATCATCGAAATCTATGGACCAGAGTCTTCTGGTAAGACAACGGTTGCCCTTCATGCTGTCGCGCAAGCACAGAAAGAAGGTGGTATTGCAGCCTTTATCGATGCGGAACATGCTCTTGACCCAGCCTATGCTGCAGCCCTTGGTGTGAACATTGACGAATTGCTCTTGTCACAACCAGACTCAGGAGAGCAAGGTCTTGAAATTGCTGGAAAATTGATTGACTCAGGTGCAGTTGACCTTGTCGTTATCGACTCAGTTGCGGCCCTTGTACCTCGTGCAGAAATTGATGGGGATATTGGAGATAGCCACGTTGGTTTGCAGGCTCGTATGATGAGCCAGGCCATGCGTAAACTTGGTGCTTCTATCAATAAAACCAAAACAATTGCCATCTTTATCAACCAGTTGCGTGAAAAAGTTGGGGTTATGTTTGGAAATCCAGAAACAACACCTGGTGGACGTGCTCTGAAATTCTACGCTTCAGTCCGTTTGGATGTTCGTGGAAGCACACAAATCAAAGGAACTGGTGACCAAAAAGATACCAATGTCGGTAAAGAAACCAAGATCAAGGTCGTGAAAAACAAGGTGGCTCCACCATTTAAGGAAGCCTTCGTTGAAATCATGTACGGAGAAGGGATTTCTAAGACTGGTGAACTCTTGAAGATCGCAAGTGATCTCGATATCATCCAAAAAGCAGGAGCATGGTACTCTTACAAGGGTGAAAAAATCGGGCAAGGATCGGAGAATGCTAAGAAATACTTGGCAGATCACCCAGAGATTTTTGATGAGATTGACCATCAGGTTCGTGTTCAATATGGTTTGATTGAAGATGAAGAGGGATCCACTCCTACTTCTGTCGCTGAAGATTTGGCACCTAACCAAGAAGTGACGCTTGACCTAGGTGATGGACTTGAAATCGAAATTGAAGATTAA
- a CDS encoding DUF308 domain-containing protein, with the protein MKGEDFQMKPEEQKVLGILATIFGSIALLGSWIPFINYLSFFIAIVALILGIIGLIANLKKRKTMAIIGTSLSIASIILFLTTQMLYANVYKEFVREFNRSYREASSSMERDLTDDTIDSLPEEEEEDSFTWTQKEFDALIEGDLDNKGKGGTNYKDIIKKHGLPDSEFDSIIEGYDTKKITYIGIDDKIKTVTLTFVKQDDGQLLLVHKIAVGLGERQQQRDSGIRV; encoded by the coding sequence ATGAAGGGAGAAGACTTTCAAATGAAACCAGAAGAACAAAAAGTTTTAGGGATTTTAGCAACCATTTTTGGATCCATCGCACTTTTAGGATCTTGGATCCCGTTTATTAATTATCTATCGTTTTTCATCGCTATTGTCGCTTTGATATTAGGTATTATCGGACTTATTGCCAATCTCAAAAAACGGAAAACAATGGCCATTATCGGAACATCCTTGTCAATTGCTTCTATTATACTCTTCCTTACGACCCAAATGTTGTATGCTAATGTCTACAAAGAGTTTGTCAGAGAGTTTAACCGTTCCTATAGAGAAGCCAGTTCCTCAATGGAACGCGACTTGACAGATGATACCATTGATTCACTCCCTGAAGAGGAGGAAGAGGATTCCTTCACTTGGACCCAAAAAGAGTTCGACGCCTTAATCGAAGGTGACCTTGACAACAAAGGAAAAGGTGGTACCAACTACAAGGATATTATCAAAAAGCATGGACTACCAGATTCCGAGTTTGATTCAATCATTGAGGGCTACGACACCAAGAAAATTACCTATATTGGCATTGATGATAAAATCAAGACCGTTACTCTGACCTTTGTAAAACAGGATGATGGTCAACTCTTACTAGTTCATAAAATAGCTGTAGGCCTAGGAGAAAGACAGCAGCAAAGAGATTCTGGAATCAGAGTCTAA
- a CDS encoding competence/damage-inducible protein A translates to MKAEIIAVGTEILTGQIVNTNAQFLSEKLAEIGVDVYFQTAVGDNEARLLSLLEIASQRSNLVILTGGLGPTEDDLTKQTLAKFLGKELAFDPQSQAKLDVFFAQRPDYARTPNNERQAQLVAGSTPLPNETGLAVGGILEVDGVAYVVLPGPPSELKPMVLNQLLPKLMTGTKLYSRVLRFFGIGESQLVTILADLIDQQTDPTLAPYAKTGEVTLRLSTKAVSQEKADQVLDILENQILDRQTFEGISLRDICYGYGEETSLASVVVEELKKRQKSITAAESLTAGLFQATLADFSGVSAIFNGGFVTYSLEEKSKMLDISEQELKEHGVVSEFTARKMAEQARLKTQSDYGVSLTGVAGPDSLEGHPAGTVFIGLAHAKGTEVIKANIAGRSRADVRHIAVMHAFNLVRKALLSD, encoded by the coding sequence ATGAAAGCAGAAATTATTGCTGTTGGAACAGAAATTTTAACAGGGCAAATCGTCAATACCAATGCTCAGTTTTTATCAGAGAAGCTAGCCGAAATTGGGGTAGATGTCTACTTCCAAACAGCTGTCGGAGACAATGAAGCTCGTCTTTTGTCCTTGCTTGAGATTGCGAGCCAACGTAGTAATCTTGTGATTTTGACAGGGGGCTTGGGACCAACTGAGGATGATTTGACCAAACAAACTCTAGCTAAATTTTTAGGGAAAGAATTAGCCTTCGATCCTCAGTCGCAGGCAAAGTTGGATGTCTTTTTTGCTCAGAGACCAGACTATGCGAGAACACCAAATAATGAAAGACAAGCTCAACTTGTAGCAGGGTCGACTCCACTACCAAACGAAACAGGATTGGCTGTTGGAGGAATCTTAGAAGTGGATGGCGTAGCCTACGTGGTCCTTCCGGGACCGCCAAGTGAGTTGAAACCCATGGTCTTAAATCAACTTTTACCCAAGCTGATGACAGGCACCAAACTATATTCCCGAGTGCTTCGTTTCTTTGGAATTGGTGAGAGTCAGTTGGTGACCATTTTGGCGGACTTGATTGACCAGCAAACGGATCCGACCTTGGCTCCTTATGCCAAGACGGGAGAAGTGACTTTGCGCCTGTCTACAAAAGCAGTTAGTCAAGAAAAGGCTGATCAAGTACTGGATATCTTAGAAAATCAAATCTTGGATCGCCAGACTTTTGAGGGAATTTCTCTGCGCGACATCTGTTATGGATATGGGGAAGAAACCAGCCTCGCAAGTGTCGTTGTAGAAGAGCTAAAGAAGAGACAGAAAAGCATTACTGCGGCAGAAAGCTTGACGGCAGGTCTCTTTCAGGCTACTTTAGCAGACTTTTCAGGTGTTTCAGCTATCTTTAATGGAGGGTTTGTCACCTACAGCCTAGAAGAAAAGTCCAAGATGTTGGATATTTCCGAGCAAGAGCTAAAAGAACACGGGGTCGTTTCTGAGTTTACGGCTCGAAAAATGGCAGAGCAGGCACGGCTCAAGACTCAGTCTGATTATGGAGTCAGTCTGACAGGTGTAGCTGGGCCAGATAGCCTAGAGGGGCATCCCGCCGGCACAGTTTTTATTGGACTGGCACATGCAAAAGGGACAGAGGTTATCAAGGCTAATATTGCAGGACGGAGTCGAGCAGATGTTCGACATATTGCGGTCATGCATGCCTTTAACCTAGTTCGCAAGGCTTTATTAAGTGACTAA